From one Babesia bovis T2Bo chromosome 3, whole genome shotgun sequence genomic stretch:
- a CDS encoding DEAD/DEAH box helicase family protein, whose amino-acid sequence MARRVPLSVYDRLSCGSFVSRPLIHGYRRGAVPVNRPTESQPGHVDDAIDLSTDLQSYRSKINLHPLLRLALLRNHGISQLNSIQESAYMTILSGKDVTLHAPIGSGKTLAYLLPIVNNIYNIHDLLEDLQLRNGGTGVEDDRIRMNALGYSRKVPHAMLTRSIRDVYNDPKELQASATQALESNSTTEKLVDTLYKVDPRQIRRHAKWLPIISRKLWGRRSRNSIFRALMANPLGSVRCCVIVVPNKDLVAQVISELRTIDPLGRLSIQTLTQLHSVPVKDSHKPVDYPNEVVTQPLFPSMHTLHYLQEGPTKIQLSHEDEQKMLENVPTVNIAETTLQMIPINRARVHSRTVKVRSNDCVSHGRLSAGKPGIEITGPHCPNGLITADGLASYGVDGLVPRSVEYAKRPIMIHPVIQYGSCDIVVTTPQLFLNDMLASRNHGVMPACVVFDEVDMLLENNASRSAMMELCSMLRPRPKTYHPLVNFRKPRTKTIAPCQFVKVASTLNYGGMQTAGSMLYERFSTSCLVSSGYNHLLGSGELRFIQASDTFDSRLRQLVETLVKSPYPKTLIYASSLDEVRKITELLRNESWPVLSFHSRSSLVTRLAILETFKSEEVSILVATDLLTRGIVLRPDHVIHFSFPTNATTFLHRNKGDPKIITGLVSTKERFLASEIYRAYKMRLPINYLLSRKRSLSKRQKSPGKRVDTNNKQLDILRNTSDRQIGDGGQYPCEHTPLKEPSNSGIPEKGHMLKHTGTLSAEASMWEGHNTRLDKSTDVKYVKLNPKRRGREFYNNFNDFS is encoded by the exons ATGGCACGAAGGGTGCCTCTGTCGGTCTACGATAGGCTGTCATGTGGTAGTTTTGTGAGCCGTCCTCTTATACATGGCTACCGTCGCGGGGCAGTTCCGGTTAACCGGCCGACTGAGTCGCAACCGGGTCATGTCGATGACGCAATCGATTTGTCTACTGATCTGCAATCTTATAGGAGCAAGATAAACTTGCATCCACTTTTACGTTTGGCGCTGTTAAGGAACCATGGAATATCACAGCTAAATTCTATCCAGGAGTCAGCCTACATGACCATACTTAGTGGCAAGGATGTAACCTTGCATGCTCCCATAG GTTCTGGCAAGACTTTGGCGTATTTGCTGCCGATAGTCAACAATATCTACAACATTCACGATTTATTGGAGGACCTGCAGCTACGCAATGGTGGTACCGGTGTAGAAGATGATCGCATACGTATGAATGCCCTTGGATACTCCAGGAAAGTGCCTCACGCTATGCTAACAAGGTCAATCAGAGACGTGTATAACGACCCTAAGGAGTTACAGGCATCTGCAACGCAAGCATTGGAATCCAATAGCACTACTGAGAAGCTAGTGGATACCCTCTATAAGGTTGACCCGCGCCAGATACGTCGACATGCCAAATGGCTGCCAATCATATCACGAAAGCTTTGGGGACGCCGTTCGCGTAATTCCATATTCCGGGCGCTGATGGCCAACCCACTGGGTTCGGTAAGGTGCTGCGTCATAGTTGTGCCGAACAAGGATTTGGTGGCACAGGTGATTTCCGAGTTGAGGACTATCGACCCTTTGGGTCGACTGTCTATCCAGACCTTAACTCAATTGCATTCGGTACCCGTAAAGGATAGCCACAAACCCGTTGACTACCCTAATGAGGTTGTGACCCAGCCGTTATTCCCATCTATGCATACTTTACACTACCTACAAGAAGGACCAACAAAGATACAACTAAGTCACGAGGATGAACAGAAGATGCTGGAAAACGTCCCAACTGTTAACATAGCCGAGACTACTTTACAGATGATTCCTATTAACAGAGCTAGAGTCCACTCCAGGACTGTGAAGGTTAGATCCAATGACTGCGTATCCCATGGTAGATTGAGTGCGGGCAAGCCGGGTATTGAGATCACGGGACCACATTGCCCTAATGGACTTATAACGGCCGATGGGCTAGCATCGTATGGCGTTGATGGACTTGTACCCCGAAGTGTCGAGTATGCAAAACGACCGATTATGATACACCCAGTGATACA GTACGGAAGTTGCGATATCGTGGTGACGACTCCACAACTGTTCCTAAATGACATGCTGGCATCACGTAATCACGGCGTGATGCCGGCATGCGTTGTATTTGATGAAGTTGATATGCTACTGGAGAACAATGCAAGCAGGAGTGCTATGATGGAGTTGTGCTCCATGCTAAGGCCCAGGCccaaaacataccatccGTTAGTGAATTTCCGGAAACCCAGGACTAAGACTATAGCACCATGTCAGTTTGTCAAAGTAGCGTCTACGTTGAACTATGGTGGTATGCAGACGGCCGGATCGATGTTATACGAGCGCTTCAGCACAAGTTGTCTTGTTTCTAGTGGATATAATCACTTGTTAGGGTCAGGTGAATTGCGCTTCATTCAGGCTAGCGATACTTTTGACTCGAGGTTGCGCCAACTGGTGGAGACCTTGGTGAAGAGCCCCTATCCCAAGacattgatatatgctAGCAGCTTGGATGAAGTGCGGAAGATAACAGAGCTTTTACGTAATGAGTCGTGGCCCGTATTATCATTTCATAGCAGGTCAAGCTTGGTTACTAGGTTAGCCATTTTGGAGACCTTCAAGTCCGAGGAGGTCTCCATACTGGTGGCCACTGACCTATTAACCCGAGGCATTGTGCTGCGCCCTGATCATGTGATCCACTTCAGCTTCCCTACTAATGCAACTACCTTTTTACATCGCAACAAGGGTGACCCGAAGATAATCACGGGGCTGGTCAGTACTAAGGAACGGTTTCTAGCCTCAGAGATTTATAGAGCATATAAGATGCGCCTGCCGATTAATTATCTACTATCTCGGAAACGCAGTTTATCTAAACGGCAGAAATCACCAGGAAAGAGGGTAGACACCAATAACAAACAACTGGATATTTTAAGGAATACAAGTGATCGTCAGATAGGCGATGGTGGCCAGTATCCATGCGAGCACACTCCACTGAAGGAACCTAGTAACTCTGGGATACCGGAGAAGGGACATATGTTAAAGCATACTGGAACACTATCGGCTGAAGCCTCTATGTGGGAAGGCCACAACACGAGATTAGATAAATCGACTGACGTCAAATACGTTAAACTAAACCCAAAACGTAGAGGCAGAGAATTTTACAATAACTTTAACGACTTTTCTTAA
- a CDS encoding EFh_CREC superfamily protein, whose translation MQSLSYVFMVIALASRATAWMFDEKDGNGADEHPEGLTREQVDARMVKLFNIIDENKDGEVTSTELEKFNSRNLQRVQNMQLEQEMQMMDKNKDGFVDFEEISISFPPEAGTPEDFMEGLQRRFNVADKDGNGKLNKTEVYILLNPAHDESMLDLEVKDIMLTHDKNGDGLISIEEYLSSKPEEEQDDEFLEAEFKPFDLNNDGLLSILEIIAAFKEEARDTLETNLEDVIAIIGEGPIDFATWNKHALELSTSSITDHGELLRHPEDYDIDLAADTRERKGQDTAGYSNTEL comes from the coding sequence ATGCAGTCGTTGTCGTATGTGTTCATGGTCATTGCCCTGGCCAGCCGTGCTACGGCATGGATGTTTGACGAAAAGGATGGCAACGGGGCCGATGAACACCCAGAAGGGCTTACCAGGGAACAGGTAGATGCTCGTATGGTCAAGCTGTTCAACATTATCGATGAAAACAAGGATGGTGAAGTTACATCAACCGAGTTGGAGAAGTTCAACAGCCGCAACCTCCAGCGCGTGCAAAACATGCAACTGGAACAGGAAATGCAGATGATGGACAAAAACAAGGATGGTTTCGTGGATTTCGAGGAGATTAGCATAAGCTTCCCCCCGGAAGCTGGTACTCCAGAGGACTTCATGGAAGGTCTACAACGTAGATTCAACGTTGCCGACAAGGACGGTAACGGCAAGCTGAACAAGACTGAGGTCTACATACTGCTTAACCCAGCTCATGATGAATCGATGTTAGACTTGGAAGTCAAGGATATCATGCTAACTCATGATAAGAACGGTGATGGACTCATTTCAATAGAGGAATACCTATCATCCAAGCCTGAAGAGGAGCAAGATGATGAATTCCTTGAAGCTGAGTTCAAGCCCTTTGATCTGAACAACGATGGATTGCTTTCCATCCTCGAGATTATCGCCGCATTTAAAGAGGAGGCTAGGGACACGCTTGAGACCAACCTAGAGGACGTCATAGCCATCATTGGTGAGGGACCAATAGATTTTGCCACATGGAACAAACATGCTTTGGAACTGTCCACTAGCTCTATTACAGACCACGGGGAGCTCTTGAGGCATCCGGAGGATTACGACATTGACTTGGCTGCTGACACCCGTGAGCGCAAGGGTCAAGACACTGCTGGCTACTCGAACACCGAGCTTTGA
- a CDS encoding putative ribosomal protein S4e, with protein MGRGVKKHMKRINAPSHWMLDKLSGRYAPKPSPGPHKKTECLPLILLLRNRLKYALTYDEVKLIVMQKVVRIDGKVRTDMTYPIGFMDVVSLERTNEHFRLLYDTKGRFVPHKITPEEASYKLCRVIKTFLGPKEVGMAVTHDGRTIRFVHPDVKPGDSLRIDLETGKVLEFFKFEVGNLVMITGGHNQGRVGTIVHKERHPGSFDLIHVRDELGNNFCTRCSNVFVIGVGTNNYVSLPKERGIKKGIIEDRADRLARASRN; from the exons ATG GGTCGCGGTGTAAAGAAGCATATGAAGCGTATCAATGCGCCTTCGCATTGGATGCTTGACAAATTGAGCGGTCGTTACGCTCCCAAGCCATCTCCAGGTCCTCACAAGAAGACTGAGTGCCTGCCCTTGATTCTTCTTCTTCGTAACCGTCTGAAATATGCCTTGACTTACGACGAGGTGAAGTTGATTGTTATGCAGAAGGTTGTTCGCATTGATGGTAAAGTGCGCACTGACATGACTTACCCTATCGGTTTCATGGATGTTGTATCTCTTGAACGTACTAACGAGCACTTCCGTCTTTTGTACGACACCAAGGGTCGTTTCGTTCCACACAAGATAACTCCCGAGGAGGCCTCATACAAATTGTGTCGTGTAATAAAGACCTTTTTGGGCCCCAAGGAGGTTGGTATGGCTGTGACCCACGACGGTCGCACAATCCGTTTTGTTCACCCTGACGTTAAGCCCGGTGACTCTTTGCGCATTGACCTCGAGACCGGTAAGGTCCTTGAGTTTTTCAAATTTGAGGTTGGTAACTTGGTGATGATTACTGGTGGCCACAACCAGGGTCGTGTTGGTACTATCGTTCACAAGGAGAGGCACCCTGGTAGTTTCGACCTCATTCACGTTCGCGATGAGCTTGGCAACAACTTCTGCACTCGTTGCTCTAACGTGTTCGTGATTGGTGTCGGTACGAACAACTACGTGTCGCTTCCTAAGGAGCGCGGTATCAAGAAGGGCATCATTGAGGACCGTGCTGATAGGCTTGCTCGCGCTAGCCGCAACTGA
- a CDS encoding EF-hand domain family protein, translated as MEYADSFASDADVPQKVVDKIHKNVLNPDLEKEVEDAFNLFDRDGDGHLTVFECQAAFRALRLNASREAVKAMFAEANKTDNDTLTLYDFKTLVIQVIHKRYNAGEAAKIFALLEDGTGKITAESIRNIVDELGMSLDDKHIQLMIAEAANGKNYVTYELFRKVLKIAWRGGINDDIDDEE; from the exons ATGGAATACGCAGATTCGTTTGCTTCTGATGCAGACGTGCCGCAAAAGGTAGTAGACAAGATACATAAGAACGTCCTTAACCCAGATCTTGAAAAGGAAGTAGAAGATGCATTCAACTTGTTTGACAGAGATGGAGATGGGCATCTAACGGTATTTGAATGCCAAGCGGCATTCAGAGCGCTAAGACTAAACGCAAGTAGAGAAGCG GTGAAAGCAATGTTTGCAGAAGCCAACAAAACAGACAACGATACACTCACGCTATACGATTTCAAGACACTAGTGATACAAGTTATCCATAAACGTTATAACGCAGGAGAGGCTGCAAAGATATTCGCATTACTGGAAGACGGCACAG GCAAAATTACAGCAGAAAGCATCAGAAACATCGTTGATGAATTAG GGATGTCATTGGATGACAAACATATACAGCTAATGATTGCAGAAGCAGCAAACGGCAAAAATTATGTCACATACGAACTATTCAGAAAGGTACTCAAAATCGCATGGAGAGGTGGAATCAATGACgatattgatgatgaagaataA
- a CDS encoding protein kinase domain containing protein, whose amino-acid sequence MQPKAKVDGCKAHLKDLSPMAAGTETTSRSSTLESESFYESGIFSGVNPSTWKKIRRLSAGSKLSTYYYIGAELRVCASSNRKTSSRPVLRDVIDRRTGTSKVLKIISKSRLPGAPDGLTHWRALCEKLLNFKPSPGIMRIEQVWESDSSFYIITEKLGGGELFEFLLKEKVIPEDVCKYIMKQIFQAVALLHNEQMLHRDIKPENIMFRNPTNSTLSAAERYELVLIDFDTCKMTDADNADNTDIVNGKRRLVGTYGYLAPEILRGEEYSTASDMWSIGVVLYILMTGVPPITMDKMYDAKSSHAVLTAAETTGIDFNMPPLAEFPLARDLCRRLLCFDRTKRITSATDALAHPWLVGLANAFDRSLNLNSYPMTDHRDRRQDAEENSSGGYIRSLFGSRNAKTAGNGNNTTSSYKRSDGRNMPYLQCSHDTNIEEGRATKRPRTMAQMPQRQFCVSPRNAALIAPTTPGAVRC is encoded by the coding sequence ATGCAGCCTAAAGCTAAAGTCGACGGTTGCAAGGCCCATCTGAAGGATTTATCTCCTATGGCGGCAGGAACTGAGACTACAAGTCGTTCATCCACCCTTGAAAGTGAATCGTTCTATGAAAGCGGTATCTTCAGTGGTGTTAATCCATCCACCTGGAAGAAAATCAGAAGACTGTCAGCTGGAAGTAAGCTGTCCACgtattactatataggCGCCGAATTACGAGTATGCGCATCGTCAAATAGGAAAACGTCTTCAAGGCCAGTACTAAGAGATGTGATTGATCGGCGCACGGGAACCTCAAAAGTACTCAAAATCATCTCAAAATCGAGGTTGCCTGGAGCTCCCGATGGTCTCACCCACTGGAGGGCACTTTGTGAAAAGCTCCTCAACTTCAAACCATCGCCAGGAATTATGCGCATCGAGCAGGTGTGGGAATCGGACTCGTCATTCTATATCATCACTGAAAAGCTTGGCGGTGGAGAGCTTTTCGAATTTCTCCTAAAGGAGAAGGTTATCCCTGAGGAtgtttgtaaatatataatgaagcAAATTTTCCAGGCTGTAGCACTCTTGCACAATGAACAAATGCTGCACAGAGATATCAAGCCGGAAAACATTATGTTCAGAAATCCAACCAACTCTACACTCTCTGCAGCTGAAAGGTACGAACTGGTGCTAATTGACTTTGACACCTGCAAAATGACGGATGCCGATAACGCAGACAACACCGATATTGTAAATGGAAAACGTAGGCTAGTTGGTACCTACGGGTATTTGGCACCTGAAATCCTACGTGGAGAGGAGTATTCAACCGCCTCAGACATGTGGTCAATTGGCGTGGTACTATACATCCTAATGACGGGAGTGCCACCGATTACAATGGATAAGATGTATGACGCCAAGTCAAGCCATGCAGTGCTCACTGCAGCGGAGACTACGGGGATCGACTTCAACATGCCGCCACTGGCAGAATTCCCATTAGCTCGCGATCTGTGCCGAAGGTTACTGTGCTTCGATCGCACGAAGCGTATTACCAGTGCAACCGACGCCTTGGCACACCCATGGCTAGTGGGTCTTGCCAATGCATTCGATAGAAGCTTGAACCTGAATAGCTACCCAATGACAGACCACCGTGACAGGCGCCAGGATGCTGAAGAAAACTCTTCTGGTGGGTATATAAGGAGCCTATTTGGTAGTCGCAATGCCAAAACAGCAGGTAACGGCAATAACACCACCTCTTCATATAAAAGAAGCGATGGCCGGAACATGCCATATCTGCAGTGCTCCCATGACACAAACATAGAAGAAGGAAGGGCTACCAAGCGCCCGCGCACAATGGCACAAATGCCGCAGCGGCAGTTCTGTGTTTCACCCAGGAACGCTGCCCTTATCGCACCAACTACTCCCGGAGCAGTTAGGTGCTGA